The Nicotiana tabacum cultivar K326 chromosome 1, ASM71507v2, whole genome shotgun sequence genome segment AAATTAACACCTGAAAATCTTGAAAAGTTCATCAATCTCGGAGTCACCAGGAAACAGAGGGCGCTGAGTCACCATCTCAGCAAATATGCAACCAACTGACCACACATCAACAGGAGTAGAATAATGGCGTGATCCCAGCAGTATTTCTGGTGCCCTGTACCACAATGTCACCACCTGAAACAAGGAAGTcaaccatcaaaattctattaaAACAACATATGGATAAAACCCTCATTGGGTTCTGGATCTTGGAGAAGCAAATATGAAAGATACACGATTGATGGACATAGCTTGGAATACAATCTCTTCGAATTTATCAACTAAACAAATAGAATAACTTAGAGCTAGAAATGGTTAAACAATACATGATAGAGAAAGAACTTGTTCAGTTAGACAAGTTGGAAAAAATCTCGAAAAAGATATCAGACATGACGCCAATTTCGGCTCATAGCCAACCACTTTCTTGTCAGGCTTGAAATGGAATATGAGACAACAGACAAGGTAATACAATAAGAGTAGGTCTAGTGAATCTTTTAGACAGCGAAAAACATGTCTGTACCTCATGAGTGAAAGTTCTGACAGGAATACCAAATGCTCTAGCCAATCCAAAGTCTGCAAGCTTTAAAGCATTTGTACGTCGATCTATCAGCAAGTTTTGAGGCTTCAAATCTCGATGAAGAACTCTATGAGAATGACAATAAGCAATACCACGGAGTATTTGATACAAAAACATCTGCAGAATCAGAAATATTACTTAATTGCTGATCATAAAGAAGCATGTGAAACTGATAAACCCTAACCAATCGAGTTACACTCTATAAAATTACAAATCAGATAACATTTATTTTTAGGGATATCTGCTTAGTGCATCACCCTCCCTCTTGAAGTAAGACTGTAAACAGAGGTACACGTTATGACCAGCTTCCTGGTGAAGCAACAAAACTATCAAATGGCTAACACATAATGACAAAGCAAACCTCCAAAGTGTCATAGACATTTTACTCACTTTAACCAGACGTGGATCCTTAGAGAATTCAGGAGATGAATCCATGTGCTTCTTCAAGTCCAAGTCAAGATATTCAAAAACTAGATACAATCGCTTTTCACTGTGCACAACATCCTGCAACCTGAccaataagaaaaaggaactttCTTGAACTTGTAGGAGTTACTGGTACAAACTAGAGAAATAGTTTTTTTCACGTTACAAAAGATGCTTTAACATTGCAACTGAAGGTACAGATATGTATGCCGTGAATCTCTTCTCTAATATCTAATTTCTTCTAATTCAATCTGCCAAACCAAGAAGAGACCAATCCCCTTTGCACTTACAGTTGTTAAAAGGATAATGAAATAGCTGTCCAAGTATCATTctagtttttctttttcctcatcTCTCATCATCATGCAGACAACTACTGAACCTTTCAACCAGTTTCTAAACCTTTCACATGTATAATGACCAAATCATCTTCTGTTGTTAAATGTCCAAACCCACAAAACAgacaaagtaattaataaataaataaaaagttagAAAACAAGGCTTAGCTAACATACAATTTGATAGAAACTTTAGGTTATATGAAATATTACGAAACTAAAGCTTAAATATTCCTAAAGTTCCTTATCTGCTAATGCAGGAATGACTGTGATGGACTTCTTTGCTTTTTAAACATTCTACCTTCAAAAGATGTTACTGGTTATTGCACAATTGAAAATGTGCACATATGGTTTTAACCCATATATGAGCAACTTCTACAGCATTTCACTTCTAAATAAGTTGTTGAAATGTCCAACTCTAGAATCCAAGTAATACCATATGGCTTTACCTTCCGTACTACATACCTACAAACAATTGGAGTATAACCAGTAAGAAGTAGAAGTTGGCAAACCCAATCAAACTTGAACAAAAGCTGGATATAGCAGTAAAACTAGGaggaaaaatatatattccatgagGATTCCCCCAGGATATATTGAAGCAACAAGTTTCTACTTCTAGATCCTGTCCCAACGACCCAAAGTAAGATGCATGGGATTCTCTTCATCAAAGGACTCCTTGTTGCAGCATTCACATAAGATTGGTATTTAAAAGAAGTTTTCATAAAGTGAAAGAAGCCGGTAAAAAGGAACAGCATCAAGCACAGAATCACATAAAGCAAATCCAAATTCACTCTCTAAAGAAAAATAGAATAGTGAAGACCTTGCAATAATTTTAATAGAGGAGCATATCGAAGTTCACATGTAACCAACCTCACATTGATAGCGTAATCACAAGAAACCTAAGTACAGCCCAAACTACACTCATGGAAATCGTAATATAAAATCACATAGTAATATCACCAGATTACCTCACAATATTAGCATGCTGCATCTCTTTCAAAAGAGAGATTTCTCTAATAGCTGTGCTTGGTACTCCCTCATCTTCCTGCTCCAGCCTTATTTTCTTCAGCGCAATTGTTTCATTAGTTACACGATCACGAGCCTTGTACACTACACCGTATGTTCCTTCCCCAATCTTCTCAACTTTTTCATACTGAAATTACCCTCAAAATCACTCAAAAAAAGAGAGTAATCCTAAACCCAAAAGCGACTAAAGATACAAATCACAACTCCTTTACCTGGTCCATCTAGGTCAAACTCAATGAACTCCCTGAAAAAGGAACGAAAAACCAAAATGCAGCGATTTTCAGACAGCAAAATAGTAAGCAAATCAAGCTTTACAATCAGAAAGCTAAtccaaaatatagtatatattcGACTATCAGTATGAAGTGACCCATTAAGCACAGTTTCACTTCAATGCAGACCCGAGCAAGTTATTTAACTGCATCTTTGCACTTAAGAGTCTGACTACTccgagaaaataacataaaagtgtGTTTGGTGTGGCAGAAAAGGCTTTACTCTGGAATTTTAGTGTTCGGTTACTGAAATAGTCAAAATGTTTTCTCCGTGCTACATTGCAACttcaaacttaataaaatattagtaattaataataaaaataaaattaattagggAAATTCAATTTCAGTTGGTTTAATGCTCGTAAGATAAGAATGGCCAGTCAGCAATTTCAATTGAAGCAACTAATACACTAATCTCCCTTATGTTACAAACACCACACTATTAAACATCACTACATCAGAGATCTCCAATTCAATCAACGCATTAATCAACTTAAAGCATATAAATAAAGCGCAAACAGATTATTGAGAAAAAGCAAATGTATTAGACAAAAAAAATGCTGCATTATTCAAATTGCAGTAATCAGTAGATAAAATCTAATAAAGCTTCAAATCTGTTGATTTACAATTTACATACAAAAATGGCAGTAAGTCATATGGATAGTATGGTGAAGTCGTATGTCGCCATCGGAAGCAGAAATGAGAAAGGGAGCGGAGAATGTGGAGTCACCTTTGATCGAAAAAAGAGGACTAAATCGCCGTCGTGAAGCGGAGGAGGAGGCGACAGGCAAGTGTCGGCGTACTCGTACCAAAATGTTTGGACTACAGTCAATACTCTTCTTTTGCTTCTATTTGCATAGAGGGCCAAAATGCATTTCACCTTTCTTATTTTCCCTTCTTTCCTAAACCTTTTTaataatgtaatttctttgttttgtttttgagtttctaAAGAGTTTTATATGAATATTACAAGTTATAACAATGATCAATATAATAGTAATAAGATAATTGAGATAATAGTATTACAAATTAAGATAACTGTTCGAGGTCAAAAGGATTATAATAGTAATAAGAAATCCCTATAGCGCTCTAAATAGTTAATCTTAATATTTTATTCTCGTGGTGTTTAGATTTATGCGTAAaataaattttaacttttttttttattttataatagtgGATCCTCAAATCTAGCTACCATCAAGGAGTATGGTGAAATAGCGTAATCGCCTATTTTTAAACGGCGGTCTCGAGTTAtagtttgaaaaaagaaaaaaattacttCCCAGTTATCTTGGTCGGGAGTAACTTTTACCTATCGAAATGAATCCGGATTAATGGAGTCAGTAAATTTGAAATTCCGAATCgtaaaggaaaaaataataaacactTCCTGAtaacaatttttcttttttttcgtttttgccCATTTGAGGGGAAAAAAAGTAGCTACTTCTACAATTGTACGCTTTATAAAGCAAGCGTGCTCCTGAACCGAGTAAATTCTGTTAACATTTAAACTTGCTGCATTTAAAGCGAATACCACGTTAATTAATGATTTTATACATGGAGATTGACAACCCAACTAAAGAAGATTATAAGTTTTTCTTGTACAAAGTCATGGTTGGGGAAAATTGTTTCAGATATTGTTAATTAGGCTCAAAAGATATTAGGGTTTAGTCAATTAACCTATCTATATATAATAGGAGAGACAAATACACCATAGTAAGTCAAGTGCCAATATAATAAAAAGTCACTTTGCAATTTTAGAACAAAGTTAATTAGGCTAGGTAATACCGTAATAGttagtttctttttgaatttaaattttaataaaattaaattatgcattattttcattaatcattagttattctttttgaatttgaatttaagaagaaaagtCTAATTGTTTATTCCATATAATgtagaaaaaaaataatcaaaatattgaTACATAATTACATTTAGcatatatacataaataaataaacaaaattgACCTTgcatatacagtgtaatttttcgaaaTTGCACCCCCTTGTTTCGCCCTTGAATGTTGGGGAGAGGAAGGTAGAATTTGGTTTCGAGACTATCCATTTGGATATATTTTGATTATAGGTGTAATGTCGCTCCCCCTACGGTTTGTACCATCGTCCCAAAGAACCTAATTACCACCAAAGATTTCGAAGAGAAGTTTCTTTatgctaaccctcgtacatgggtcGTTGACAGATACACTTCTTCCATCCGTCCTACCTGTAtttctgctgtgaaggaagattgtCATTGCCAGGATTTAGACATTATCGCTCTTGATCTGACGGAGTGAATAACCCTACCCAAGGAGGGTTTAACATACTTTTACACGTATCCATTTACTTTGGGAGcgttttctttgagtggagagcttgacttCTTTATTGCGGAGTTCTGTCTTCGCTACCACGTGTGTTTGGATCAAGTAAGTCCTTCCGAGTTGAGGAAGATTGCTTGTTGTCGGTGCTTGCACCAAGAAACGAGAGAGGAGTTATCCCTAGCTCACGTGAAAAACCTCTATTCCCTCAAAAATCTTCTgtgggggaatgataaacttcAGCAAACTCAGCCACCATACTCTattatctagcatggatgatgacaaagACCGTGGGTGGATGAAATGGTTCGTTGCAGTTGCCACCAATGATATCATTCTAgcaacggcttcatcctttccgaAATCATGGAACCGGACTCGTAAGCTCCTTGTTTAATATTTCTTTCATTAGAAATTTTCTCATATCCTTATTGACCCTTCTTCTTTCGCCTGTTTCAGTAACTCGATGGGTTCCACctagggttgaaggcttggactaGTGGGTCCAAAAAATCTT includes the following:
- the LOC107799146 gene encoding cell division control protein 2 homolog A-like isoform X1, translating into MDQYEKVEKIGEGTYGVVYKARDRVTNETIALKKIRLEQEDEGVPSTAIREISLLKEMQHANIVRLQDVVHSEKRLYLVFEYLDLDLKKHMDSSPEFSKDPRLVKMFLYQILRGIAYCHSHRVLHRDLKPQNLLIDRRTNALKLADFGLARAFGIPVRTFTHEVVTLWYRAPEILLGSRHYSTPVDVWSVGCIFAEMVTQRPLFPGDSEIDELFKIFRVMGTPNEDTWPGVTTLPDFKSAFPKWPSKDLATIVPNLDGAGLDLLDKMLRLDPSKRITARNALEHEYFKDIGYVP
- the LOC107799146 gene encoding cell division control protein 2 homolog A-like (The RefSeq protein has 3 substitutions compared to this genomic sequence) yields the protein MDQYEKVEKIGEGTYGVVYKARDRVTNETIALKKIRLEQEDEGVPSTAIREISLLKEMQHANIVRLQDVVHSEKRLYLVFEYLDLDLKKHMDSSPEFSKDPRLVKMFLYQILRGIAYCHSHRVLHRDLKPQNLLIDRRTNALKLADFGLARAFGIPVRTFTHEVVTLWYRAPEILLGTRHYSTPVDVWSVGCIFAEMVTQRPLFPGDSEIDELFKIFRVMGTPNEDTWPGVTTLPDFKSAFPKWPSKDLATIVPNLDGAGLDLLDKTSRLDPSKRITARNALEHEYFKDIGYVP